A segment of the uncultured Desulfobulbus sp. genome:
CCGAAAAACATACAGTGTATGCACGCTGGGTAGATACTAGTCAACGGGAAAATATTACGTATAAAATCTCAAGTGCTAGTTTAGCAAGTGACGTGTTTGTTACTGTCGATCAGAGCAAACATGGTGGCGAATGGATATCCCTTGGGGAGTATTCATTTACAGCAGGTGTAACTGTTACAGTGTCTTTTAAAGATAACTATGGCTCTCGGTCCTCAAGTTGTGCTGATGCTGTCAAAATTGTTCCAGGTAGCGATGCGCTGACCATCATCAATGCCCACTATTTCACCTGGGATGACGCCGATGGCAATGGCGAAATCAAGTATACAGATAGTGATGCTGATGGGCAGCTGGATCAATCCGAAACCATCTCCGAAGATATCTATCTGGTTAATTTGACCAATCCTATCCAATACTACAAGGTGCTGAATAATGCCCAGCCCGTGAGTGGCAGTAATTTGCAGAAGGTTGCAGCGGCCTCTCTGCCATCCACAGTGAAAACCTTCGCAAGCCCCACGGCTGCGGATGCCTGGGAGCTGGAACGGCAGAATTGGGCAGACTGGTTTTCTTATTATCGAAAACGTACCCTGGCTGCCACTGGTGCAGTGGCTCGCGTCATTGACCAGATGGAAGATGTCGAGGTGGGTATACGAACAATCAACTATTCCAGCATTTATGGTATTAGTCAGGCAGTTTTGCCTGTGAATGTTTCCGGTGAGGTTGATCAAACCAACGTCCTCTTAGAAAAACTCTATGCCTTTCAAGTAGGTAGCTATGGAACTCCCCTGCGTAGAGGGTTGCAGGCAGTTGGTCGCTATTATGATGACACTGATACCTACACAGGTGGTATTGGTGTCTCACCCTATAACGCCAAAGAGGACGGCGATGAATGTAAGCAGGTCTTTGCTATTCTCATGACCGATGGCTATTGGAATGGAGGCGACCCCGGAGTGGGCAATGTGGATGGAAATAATGGGACGCCCTATGCCGATGGCTATTCCAATACCCTTGCGGATGTGGCTATGTATTACTTTGAAAATGACCTCTCGAGCATGGATGATCTTGTGCCTGATGGTATTCATAACCATCAGCATATGGTGACCTACACCGTCTCTTTTGGTGTCTATGGTTCCCTTAATCCTGCTGATTTCGATCTTATTAATGGGCCTTATCCGACCTGGCTCAGTCCTTGGACTGGCGATGCTCAGAAGATTGATGACATGTGGCATGCAGCAGTCAATGGCCGCGGTAAATATATGAGCGCCTCCAGGCCTGATGAGCTGGTTGATTCATTGCTGGAGATCATGAATGATATTGGCACCCGTGTTGGTTCGGGCGCCTCCGTCTCCGTGAACGGCGATGAAATGTACGAGTCTATCAACAGTACGGTACGTATGTACCAGACAACCTATAACAGCGGAGACTGGCATGGCGATCTGAAGTCGTACAAGGTGGACACCACCACCGGCGATGTGCTTACCAACACACCCGTCTGGTCGGCTGAGGAGCAGTTGGCTGCAAAGTTGACCACTTCAGGTGCTGGGCATGTGAACAGGATCATTGCTACCTATACGGGTGAAACGGGGGTCCCCTTCAGATGGGGTAATCTGACAACACTGCAGCGGGCTCAGCTCTATCCCCATTTTATTGCATCGACCTCCACTACACTGACAGGAGAGGATGTTGTTAATTATCTGCGGGGGTACAAGGCATACGAAACATCTGCTTCCACTGGTGAGTTCAGAGAGCGGGATGCTTCCCATCCTATCGGGGATGTTATTCATTCGCTTGCGCGCTTTGAAGATGATGTGCTCTATGTGGGCTCCAATGATGGCATGCTGCACGCCTTTTGGGCTACGGACGCAGGGCTTGGTAAAGAACTTTTTGCCTACGTTCCGAATCTGGTGTTCCCCAACCTTCGAGAACTTGCTGATCCAGCCTATGACCATTATTTCTATGTGGACAATACTCCCGATACCCAGGAAATGGGGACGAAAACATACCTGGTTGGTGGTGCAGGCAAAGGTGGGAAAGGGTACTATTGTTTGGATATCACTGGGGTATTGACATCAGGGACAACGCGAACATCAACAGTTGCCACAGAAGCCGACCTGGCTTCACGGGTGAAGTGGGAGTTCCCGCGACAGGCGCTGGCCACCGGATCGACCTACACCTTCTCCAGCGGAACAACGGCTGACCGTATTACTGACAGCGCCAATGGTTTTAGTGCTGCTCTTTATTCTGTCGGTCAAAAGATTTCGGTCTCTGGAGCAGGCGCCAATGATGGCGTTTACACGGTGACGGCAGTTGATGCTTCAGGAGGGTATATTGAAATCAGTGCGGGAAGCCTGACCACCGGAGTCGGGAATAATAACACCGTAACCCTCAATGAGGTGCTGTTATCGGGCAATAGCTTTACCTTTCTTTCTAATTCCGGCATCGGTGAAATCCACGACAGTAACAAAGGATTTAGTCCGTCCATTTTTAGTATCGGCCAGGTTATTTCAGTGGTCGGAGCCAATTATGCGGATGGAACCATTGGGGGGACGAATGACGGCCAGTATAAAATTACCTATGTGGATCCCACCGGGGCCTTTATTAAAGTGTCGACGAATTTGATCACCGGTTATGGTGATGGAAAGAATGTGACCTTCACCAAAGCAATCAGCGACCCCCACATGGGATATTCGTTTAGTAAGGCGTATTTTGTCAAGACCAACGACATCAGTATTGGCAGTGGTGATTTACAGGGCTGGGTTGTTATTTTTGGAAATGGATATGCTTCCGAAAGTGGTACCGCCAGTCTTTATATTGTCAATCCAGAAACTGGTGCCCTGATCAAGCGTATTGATACCAATGTCGGGCCGTTTAACGGGCTGTCGTCGCCCAATGCCATTGACGTCGATAATGATATCAAGGTTGATTATGTCTATGCTGGTGATTTGTTGGGCAATATGTGGAAATTCGACCTGAGTTCATCGAATTCAGCAGACTGGCAGGTGGCCTACTGTGATAGTGGAAGCGCGACGGATCATTGCAAGGATACCGTTTCCGGGATGATTCCCAAACCACTGTTTGCAGGTCTCAGTAATCAGCCGATAACCGGAGCACCAGATATCAAGCGCAGTCAAACCGGCGAAGGGTATATGGTTATCTTTGGCACCGGGAAATATATGGGAGATACTGATTTGAATACGACCGATATTCAGTCTCTCTACGGTATTTGGGATTGGGCTCCCGATGCGCTTGATTCCGGGTATAATGGTGCCCGAGTCGACGTGGGGACAACGATTCCTAAAACCGCGACCTTGTCGAACTGGCCAGCAACCCACACCTTGCTTGTTCAGGTGGCATGGGAGGAAGGAGTTACAACGGAAGATACCAATAAAAATGGTGTTTTGGATTCTGGTGAAGACACAGATGGCGACGGTGTGTTGGATGAGTACTCCTATTACCGGAACATTTCCAATTATGCCGGAGATTGGGCAATGGTTGCCACCAATGACTCAACCTGCCCCCTTTCCTATAAAGGCAAAGATATAAACGGCGATGGCAGTATTAATGATGAGGATCTTGTCCCTGTATCCAATGTTGGTTGGGTCTTCGATCTGCCGAGCATAATAGATCTCACCGGTGATGGCATTGATAATGATAAAGATGGATTCCCCGATGAATCCGGGGAGCGAATTCCTGGCGAACGCATGGTTAATGATACCCTGATTCGTGATGGCCGAGCGATTATGATCTCGTTTGGGGTGACAGGAACTCGTTGTAATGCCGGTGCCTATTCATTTTTGAATGAACGTGACGCAGACACCGGAGGGATGACCGCCTATGCGATTTATGACCTGAATGGTGATGGAGTGATCGACGCTGATGATGGAGTCCTCATACAGGCCCCCTATGATGTAAATGGAGATGGTCGGGTGGATGCCGACGATGTCATCATGGCCTACCCCTCCGATATTGCCTACGAGGGGCGTTTGTACAACCCGGCTATCCTTCGGGAAAGTGGTGCTTACGATTCTGATAAAAACACTACAGAAACTAAATATATGAGCTCTTCAAGTGGTAATATTCAAACGGTAAAAGAAAAAGCGGAAAGACGCGGTTTTTCTTACTGGCAGCAGATGGAATGATGCTGCCTGTTACTTTCTTTACGGGGGAACCATGAAAACATATAAACGCAGTTCTTGGTTTTGGGTGTTTTTTGTCACGCAAATGTTGATGCTATCCTGCGCAATCGTTTGGGCAGAAGGGCTTGGTGAGGAAGAGGCGGCCAGGATCTATAACCTGCCACATGGCCGGATTGATAGTGTAGGAACTGATTTTGTCATTATTGATGATCTTGTTTATTCGCTCTCTGGTGCGCAGGTGTATACCTCGTCAGGCTTTTTGACCAATATATCTTCCTTGCAAAAAGGGGAGTATGTTGCCTATGAGCAAGAGCATGGCAAGATTAAAATCTATGCGGTAGATGAGATTGAAGAGCGTCCTCAATCATCTGCTGTCTCCAGTTCTGCTGCAGCGGCGTCGAAAGATCCCGGAGAGACCGTGATTCGCCAAGTGGATGGAGTCTGGAAAAATTAAGAGGTTGCGCTGGATAAAACTTAGGGGGAAACTCGGGACCTTTCCCGTAAAGGAACTCAAGTCTCTCTATTAAAAATCCGTTGTACTACAGCCGCGGCATCTGGCAAGCTCAGATGTCGCGGCTTTTTTTTTGTGTCAAAGCAGAGAGCTGTGAATCTGCGCATGCATTTTAAGATTGTTTCTCGTAAAAAGCCCTGAGAACGACGTGCCGATCTTCGTAAACTATCGATTTCACAATGTGTGCTTTCTCGGCTTCTGACGTTTTACGAATTTATCAAAAAATCATTAATTTGTTATTTTTTTTGATTTTCCGTTACAAATATGTTTTACATGCTGTGGGCTGTGTAGGGCAAAATGCTGAATGGTCAACGGAAAGCTCAATGAATCCCATGGAATGAATAAAAATAATTTTTTGGCATAGGAATTGTTTAATGTTGGGTTCAACGGTTGCAAAAATGTAGATTGTTCAACGAATGTGGAATCCGAGGGGGATGCGGTACATGAAACTTAATACGAGATAATGTTTGGATGTTCGTTGCGGAGAAAAAGTGATTGTTGCCGCTGTACAGGGGGTAGCCTCGTGTTGTCATAAAAGAGGATGCGTACTTGATGGCAAGTGGCGGAGTTTATCGAAATAAGGAGCTAAGGATGAAATTTGTCAGTGCGATTATTAAGCCGTTTAAGCTTAATGAGGTCCGGGAAGCATTAACCGCGCTTGGAGTCAAAGGTGTGACCGTTACGGAGGTGAAGGGGTTTGGGCGTCAGAAGGGGCATACGGAGATGTATCGTGGTGCTGAGTATGTTATCGAATTTCTGCCCAAACTTAAAATTGAGGTTGCCATTGACGATGATCATGTTGAGGAGGTCGTTGAAGGGATTAAAAAGGCGGCCAATACCGGCAAAATTGGTGATGGAAAGATTTTTGTCTTTGACCTGGAGCATGTGACGCGTATTCGAACGGGTGAGTCTGGCCCGGAAGCGCTTTAATAGGAGGGAGAAAAGTGAAAAATAAATTTACCTTGGGGTTTCTGCTGGTTCTGATTGGGGTGGCATTTGCGCTGCCCGCTTTTGCAGCTGATCCGGTTCCGGCAAAGGGTGATACGGCCTGGATGATTGTGGCGACGTTGCTGGTTACCTTGATGACAATCCCCGGACTGGCACTTTTTTATGGTGGTCTGGTTCGTTCTAAAAATATGCTTTCCGTGCTCATGCAGGTGTTTACCGTCTTTTGCCTGTGTATCGTTTTGTGGGTATTGTACGGATACTCTGTGGCGTTCACAGAAGGCAATGCCTTCTTTGGCGGTTTTTCCAAGATCCTCTTGAAGGGTGTTGGGGTGGAGTCGGTGGCTGGCACCTTCAGTAAAGGGGTGGTTATTCCTGAGTTGATCTATGTTTTTTTTCAGGCAACCTTTGCAGCTATTACCCCGGCGCTGATTGTTGGCGCCTTTGCTGAGCGTATGAAGTTTTCCGCAGTTCTTGCTTTTATTGCGCTCTGGTTCACCTTTGCCTATCTGCCGGTTGCCCATATGGTCTGGTTCTGGGCAGGTCCTGATGCCTATACCAGTGCTGCCGCGGCTGAGAAAATGAATGCAACTGCTGGCTTTCTCTTTCAGAAGGGGGCTATCGACTTTGCTGGTGGTACCGTTGTTCATATAAACGCGGCCATTGCCGGATTGATTGGTGCGTATATGGTTGGTAAGCGTGTCGGTTATGGGCGTGAATCCATGGCGCCGCATAGTTTGACCATGACCATGATTGGTGCTTGTCTCTTGTGGGTAGGCTGGTTCGGTTTTAATGCTGGTTCTAATCTCGAGTCCACTGGGCTTGCCTGTCTGGCTTTCGGTAATACCATGCTGGCGACGGCTGCTGCTGCGCTCTCTTGGACCTTTACCGAGTGGATGTTGAAAGGGAAGCCTTCTATGCTTGGTGCGGCTTCCGGTGCTGTTGCCGGTCTGGTTGCGGTTACTCCTGCCTGTGGGTGGGTTGGAATTGGTGGAGCCCTTGTGATTGGCTTGGCTGCAGGTGTTGTTTGTCTGTGGGGCGTCAATGGGCTTAAGCGGATACTTGGTGCAGATGATGCGCTTGATGTTTTTGGTGTCCACGGTGTAGGTGGTATTCTTGGTGCCCTGTTGACAGGTATTTTTGCTGATCCTAAGCTGGGTGGTGTGGGTATCTGGGATTATGTTACCGATTCTGTTGCTGAATACTCAATCTCCGGTCAGATGATGAGTCAGATCTGGGGAATTGGTACCACCGTTGTCTGGTCTGCTGTGGTCTCGATTGTCGCCTATAAGTTGGTCGATATGACTATTGGTCTTCGTGTCACTGAAGAGGAAGAGCGCGAAGGATTGGATACGATCAGTCACGGAGAGTCTGCTTACAATAGCTGATACGTAAATATTCTAGCTTGCAGTGCTGGGCCTTTGGGGTGTTCCCTAAAGGCCCATTTTTTATGTTTTTTTTGGGGGGCTTGCTTGTTCAGGTTGCACCGATGTCGCGGGCATGGCCACGCTCCTACCTCCGGTGCGGCTGTAAGTT
Coding sequences within it:
- the amt gene encoding ammonium transporter, translating into MKNKFTLGFLLVLIGVAFALPAFAADPVPAKGDTAWMIVATLLVTLMTIPGLALFYGGLVRSKNMLSVLMQVFTVFCLCIVLWVLYGYSVAFTEGNAFFGGFSKILLKGVGVESVAGTFSKGVVIPELIYVFFQATFAAITPALIVGAFAERMKFSAVLAFIALWFTFAYLPVAHMVWFWAGPDAYTSAAAAEKMNATAGFLFQKGAIDFAGGTVVHINAAIAGLIGAYMVGKRVGYGRESMAPHSLTMTMIGACLLWVGWFGFNAGSNLESTGLACLAFGNTMLATAAAALSWTFTEWMLKGKPSMLGAASGAVAGLVAVTPACGWVGIGGALVIGLAAGVVCLWGVNGLKRILGADDALDVFGVHGVGGILGALLTGIFADPKLGGVGIWDYVTDSVAEYSISGQMMSQIWGIGTTVVWSAVVSIVAYKLVDMTIGLRVTEEEEREGLDTISHGESAYNS
- a CDS encoding P-II family nitrogen regulator; this translates as MKFVSAIIKPFKLNEVREALTALGVKGVTVTEVKGFGRQKGHTEMYRGAEYVIEFLPKLKIEVAIDDDHVEEVVEGIKKAANTGKIGDGKIFVFDLEHVTRIRTGESGPEAL